The Fusarium keratoplasticum isolate Fu6.1 chromosome 8, whole genome shotgun sequence genome includes a region encoding these proteins:
- a CDS encoding DNA-directed DNA polymerase has product MMFTTAAGRPLHGSTASFIRIARHQAFRRHAWRAHVRWLAAVAEQKTQTTLALPSEARYNEIGVQQLSSYVFNQIFPNGTKPPPPELVELSKDHLRRHDLLGKNTDKSDPIAFDLPPLQGDNLDHHFYKLGLDCAEPFLSNAKQFARANPPPKPRQWVRESGWTKYYPDGRTEKVDAPDETMLCFDTEVMWKESPFAVMACASSPTAWYAWLSPWLLGETENDRQLIPLGDPTKDRVIVGHNIGYDRARILEEYNIKQTRNAFLDTMSLHVAVNGMCSQQRPTWMKHKKNRELRERAASQTPDHELAELLSNQGMHDEEELWVERSSINSLRDVAKFHLNISIDKAIRDDFGELDREGILEKLDELMDYCAADVLITHRVYSIVFPNFLRVCPHPVSFAALRHLSSVILPVNKSWDAYIANAEATYQELSDAVQERLIGLTEKALEIKNDADKWQNDPWMQQLDWSGQEIKMVKGKRKNDPPRPAARQKKPGMPKWYKDLFQKNDAPINITVRTRIAPLLLKLAWDGHPLFWSDKYGWTFRVSRQETAKYTAKSMVKCIFDETEAVLRDDHAHAYFKLPHKDGPNARCTNPMAKGYLAYFENGTLSSEYSYAKEALEMNASCSYWISARDRIRSQMVVYQEDLTNGQPSLENESNSASETGVANTDGFILPQIIPMGTITRRAVENTWLTASNAKKNRVGSELKAMVKAPKGYCFVGADVDSEELWIASLVGDATFKLHGGNAVGFMTLEGTKSQGTDLHSRTASILGITRNNAKVFNYGRIYGAGLKFAATLLRQFNPSLSERQTTETASKLYTNTKGTKTNRKILYKRPFWRGGTESFVFNKLEEFAEQERPRTPVLGAGITEALMSRYVNKGGYLTSRINWAIQSSGVDYLHLLVVSMDYLIRRFNIDARVAITVHDEIRYLVKEEDKYRTALALQVANVWTRAMFAQQVGIEDLPQSCAYFSAVDIDHVLRKEVDMECITPSHQTPIPPGESIDITALLEKGEAARLDPAVVPDARYAPKLDDIEYTPRVPVMQAIQEATEGSLPFLKAQIVETDEELRDVIKEVRAVELAAAKKDKPMTKRQLKNVLPYRAYPKLVPMKEPMSVSEAMGARYQNGYQSEKKGWLHPNSNKGARSNWGL; this is encoded by the exons ATGATGTTCACCACCGCCGCTGGTCGTCCTTTGCACGGCTCGACGGCCAGCTTCATCCGAATCGCCCGCCACCAGGCCTTTCGTCGCCATGCCTGGAGGGCGCATGTTCGATGGCTGGCCGCCGTCGCAGAGCAAAAGACACAGACGACGCTTGCTC TCCCATCCGAAGCGCGATACAACGAGATAGGCGTCCAGCAACTCAGCTCTTACGTATTCAATCAAATATTTCCCAACGGCACCAAACCTCCCCCGCCGGAACTGGTCGAGTTATCCAAGGATCATTTGCGCCGCCATGACTTGCTCGGAAAGAACACGGACAAATCCGATCCCATAGCGTTCGACCTCCCACCGCTACAGGGTGATAACCTTGATCATCACTTTTACAAGCTCGGTCTCGATTGCGCCGAGCCATTTCTATCCAACGCGAAGCAGTTTGCACGCGCCAACCCCCCTCCAAAACCGAGACAATGGGTTCGTGAAAGTGGTTGGACCAAATACTATCCCGATGGACGGACCGAAAAAGTTGATGCGCCTGATGAAACCATGCTTTGCTTCGATACCGAAGTCATGTGGAAGGAAAGCCCATTTGCAGTTATGGCATGCGCCTCGAGCCCTACTGCTTGGTATGCCTGGCTCTCCCCATGGCTCTTGGGGGAGACAGAAAACGACCGGCAACTAATTCCTTTGGGTGATCCTACCAAGGACCGGGTTATTGTTGGACACAACATAGGTTACGACCGGGCAAGAATCTTGGAGGAATACAATATCAAGCAGACACGAAACGCCTTTTTGGATACCATGTCATTACACGTGGCTGTCAACGGCATGTGCTCTCAGCAGAGGCCGACCTGGATGAAGCATAAGAAGAACCGTGAACTGAGGGAAAGGGCTGCTAGCCAAACTCCTGATCATGAACTAGCCGAGCTTTTGAGCAACCAGGGCATGcacgacgaggaagaattGTGGGTAGAACGGAGTTCGATCAATTCTTTACGGGACGTCGCCAAGTTTCACCTCAACATCTCaatcgacaaggccatccgTGATGACTTTGGGGAACTGGATCGTGAAGGTatcctggagaagctggatgagCTCATGGACTACTGCGCTGCCGACGTGTTAATCACCCATCGAGTCTATTCGATTGTCTTTCCTAACTTTCTTCGGGTTTGCCCGCATCCTGTCAGCTTCGCCGCCCTTCGACATCTCTCCTCTGTCATTCTGCCAGTCAACAAGTCCTGGGATGCCTACATTGCCAATGCGGAGGCGACATACCAGGAGCTCTCGGATGCAGTACAAGAACGCCTCATTGGTCTCACCGAAAAGGCCCTCGAGATCAAGAATGATGCTGACAAGTGGCAAAATGACCCCTGGATGCAGCAACTTGACTGGTCCGGCCAGGAAatcaagatggtcaagggAAAGCGGAAGAATGATCCACCAAGACCTGCGGCCaggcagaagaagccgggAATGCCCAAGTGGTACAAAGACCTATTCCAGAAGAACGATGCGCCGATCAACATTACCGTCCGAACCCGCATTGCACCCCTGCTTCTTAAGCTTGCTTGGGATGGCCACCCTTTATTCTGGTCCGACAAATATGGCTGGACATTCCGAGTGTCGCGACAGGAGACGGCGAAATATACGGCCAAGTCGATGGTCAAATGCATATTTGATGAAACAGAGGCCGTTCTGCGCGATGACCACGCCCACGCCTATTTCAAACTTCCGCATAAGGACGGCCCAAACGCGCGCTGTACAAACCCGATGGCGAAGGGCTATCTAGCCTATTTCGAGAATGGTACCTTGTCGTCGGAATATTCATATGCCAAAGAAGCTCTGGAGATGAATGCATCATGCTCGTACTGGATCAGCGCGCGAGACCGAATCAGGTCGCAGATGGTTGTCTACCAAGAAGACCTCACAAATGGCCAACCCTCTCTTGAGAATGAGTCAAACAGCGCAAGCGAGACGGGTGTCGCCAACACTGACGGGTTCATATTGCCACAGATCATCCCCATGGGCACCATTACTCGACGAGCAGTCGAGAATACCTGGTTGACAGCTAGcaacgccaagaagaaccgTGTGGGATCTGAACTCAAGGCAATGGTCAAGGCTCCCAAGGGCTATTGTTTCGTCGGAGCTGATGTCGATTCGGAGGAGCTCTGGATTGCCAGCCTGGTGGGCGACGCGACATTCAAGCTCCATGGTGGTAACGCTGTCGGGTTCATGACGTTGGAAGGCACAAAGTCTCAGGGGACTGATCTCCATTCGCGGACAGCATCCATCCTAGGCATTACGAGAAACAATGCCAAGGTGTTCAACTATGGGCGCATTTACGGTGCTGGCCTCAAGTTTGCGGCAACCTTGCTTCGCCAGTTCAATCCTAGCCTCTCAGAGAGGCAGACAACGGAGACAGCCTCGAAGCTATAtaccaacaccaagggcACCAAGACCAACCGCAAAATTCTCTACAAGCGCCCGTTCTGGCGCGGAGGCACCGAGTCGTTTGTGTTCAACAAGCTGGAGGAGTTTGCTGAACAAGAGAGACCAAGAACACCGGTATTGGGTGCTGGAATCACCGAGGCACTCATGAGCCGGTACGTGAACAAGGGCGGTTATCTGACATCTCGCATCAACTGGGCCATCCAGTCATCGGGAGTCGACTATTTGCACCTGCTGGTTGTCAGCATGGATTATCTTATCAGGCGGTTCAACATCGACGCTCGTGTCGCCATCACAGTGCACGATGAAATCCGCTacctggtcaaggaggaggacaagtATCGCACGGCCCTTGCCCTGCAGGTCGCCAACGTTTGGACGCGAGCCATGTTTGCTCAACAGGTTGGCATCGAAGACCTTCCACAGTCGTGTGCTTATTTCTCCGCGGTGGATATTGACCATGTTCTGCGAAAAGAGGTGGATATGGAGTGCATCACGCCAAGTCATCAAACCCCAATCCCGCCCGGAGAGAGTATCGACATCACAGCTCTACTCGAGAAGGGTGAGGCAGCCAGGCTGGACCCTGCTGTAGTGCCTGATGCGAGGTACGCACCCAAGCTGGATGATATCGAGTATACTCCCCGCGTACCTGTGATGCAGGCCATCCAGGAAGCAACAGAGGGAAGTCTGCCTTTCCTCAAGGCCCAAATCGTTGAAACTGATGAGGAGCTGCGCGATGTGATCAAGGAGGTCCGCGCAGTCGAGctggcagcagccaagaaAGACAAACCCATGACCAAAAGGCAACTCAAGAACGTCTTGCCGTACCGCGCCTATCCCAAGCTCGTTCCTATGAAAGAGCCCATGTCAGTATCGGAGGCCATGGGTGCGAGGTACCAAAACGGCTATCAGAGCGAGAAAAAGGGGTGGTTGCACCCGAACTCGAACAAAGGCGCAAGGTCAAACTGGGGGCTATGA